One window of Triticum dicoccoides isolate Atlit2015 ecotype Zavitan chromosome 5A, WEW_v2.0, whole genome shotgun sequence genomic DNA carries:
- the LOC119299378 gene encoding chaperone protein ClpB1-like — MGGSKLGVVASRHLARVWREIEPVLWLGATAGLCWAAWRYYQSCACLRSYGRKMGALSEGEGDPVIGRDKEIDRVICILCRRTKNCAALVGEAGVGKTAIIEGLTQRIASGKVPASLAGARVVEVDLGAMLAGTSLRGMFEERIKDVIKSAEDGDGKVILFIDEMHMLLGAGDDVGGTDAANLLKPALARGRIRCVGATTLKEYHRYIQPDAALERRFQKVHVKEPSVQATVTILQGLKQRYQDHHGLEIQDAALVAAAELAGRYITDRHFPDKAIDLIDEACATARMLLDNENEATGGTMTRIYNKKEATAQSRSINAVKKGIVDPSQVAQVVSLWTGIPVAAIDQEEKEKLLHLADKLHERVVGQDEAVNLVAQTVLRSRVGLDQPGQPIGSFLFLGSTGVGKTELAKALAEQLFDNENMLVRFDMSEYGTKGSVLRLIGAPPSYYGYDDGGQLTEKVKKHPYSVILFDEVEKAHRSVYNIFLQLLDDGLLTDGKGQTVDFKNTLIIMTSNLGSKHLAAGMVGENTMQETHKLVMKEVRKRFKPELLNRLSEIVIFEPLSHDKLKEIVKIQMKGAAARVAKKGISLHASDATLDVILSESYEPMYGARPIKRWIQKNVMNTICEMLVKGEVGEGSTISIDAADHNKGLKYEVVKKAADPSRNILVPAPEPLACPDEETDDSVMVTSLTKCLG, encoded by the exons ATGGGAGGGTCGAAGTTGGGGGTCGTGGCCTCGCGACATCTGGCCAGGGTTTGGCGAGAAATCGAGCCTGTGCTCTGGCTTGGAGCAACTGCTGGCTTGTGCTGGGCAGCGTGGAGATACTACCAATCCTGCGCCTGCCTCCGCAGCTACGGCCGGAAGATGGGGGCGTTATCCGAGGGCGAGGGCGATCCAGTGATCGGACGCGACAAGGAGATTGACAGGGTCATATGCATTCTCTGCCGCCGGACCAAGAACTGCGCCGCGCTCGTCGGGGAGGCAGGGGTCGGCAAGACGGCCATCATTGAGGGCCTCACCCAGCGCATTGCCAGCGGGAAAGTCCCTGcgagccttgccggagcgcgtgtggTAGAGGTCGACCTCGGAGCCATGCTGGCCGGGACTAGTCTCCGTGGCATGTTTGAGGAGCGCATCAAGGACGTGATAAAGAGCGCAGAGGACGGGGATGGCAAGGTGATCCTCTTCATCGACGAGATGCACATGCTTCTTGGTGCCGGCGACGATGTAGGTGGCACGGACGCCGCCAACCTGCTGAAGCCGGCGCTGGCCCGTGGCCGCATCCGCTGTGTCGGCGCCACCACCCTCAAAGAGTACCACAGGTATATTCAGCCGGATGCCGCACTCGAGCGCCGGTTCCAAAAGGTTCATGTCAAGGAGCCGAGCGTGCAGGCGACCGTCACCATTCTGCAAGGGCTTAAACAGCGGTACCAAGACCACCATGGCTTGGAAATTCAGGACGCTGCTCTGGTTGCTGCCGCAGAGCTCGCCGGCCGCTATATCACCG ATCGCCATTTTCCTGATAAGGCAATTGATCTAATTGATGAGGCATGCGCTACCGCAAGGATGCTGCTCGACAACGAAAATGAAGCAACCGGTGGCACCATGACGCGGATTTACAACAAAAAAGAAGCGACTGCACAAAGTAGATCTATAAATGCAGTGAAGAAAGGAATTGTTGATCCGAGTCAGGTCGCACAG gtTGTGAGCCTGTGGACTGGAATTCCTGTCGCTGCTATTGATCAAGAGGAGAAGGAGAAATTACTACACCTAGCAGACAAATTGCACGAGCGAGTTGTTGGCCAGGATGAGGCGGTCAATTTGGTTGCACAGACAGTCCTACGTTCCAGAGTCGGCCTTGATCAGCCGGGCCAACCAATAGGTTCTTTTCTATTTTTGGGCTCGACTGGTGTTGGAAAGACTGAGCTTGCAAAAGCTCTTGCCGAGCAGCTATTTGACAATGAAAATATGTTGGTTCGCTTTGACATGTCCGAATATGGTACGAAGGGATCTGTGTTGCGCCTCATTGGAGCACCTCCAAG CTATTATGGTTATGACGATGGAGGGCAACTGACTGAAAAAGTCAAGAAGCACCCATACAGTGTCATCCTGTTTGATGAGGTGGAGAAGGCGCATCGCTCGGTGTACAATATTTTTCTTCAACTCCTTGATGATGGTTTGTTGACTGATGGCAAAGGCCAGACAGTAGATTTCAAGAACACTCTCATCATTATGACCTCAAATCTTGGGTCAAAGCACCTTGCAGCAGGAATGGTTGGAGAGAACACAATGCAAGAAACACACAAGCTTGTAATGAAAGAG GTTCGGAAACGCTTCAAGCCCGAGCTTCTCAACAGGCTGAGTGAGATTGTGATATTTGAGCCACTTTCACACGACAAACTGAAGGAGATTGTGAAAATCCAGATGAAGGGCGCTGCTGCCAGAGTAGCTAAGAAGGGCATCTCTCTACACGCGAGTGATGCTACATTGGATGTTATCTTGTCAGAGTCATACGAGCCA ATGTACGGTGCAAGGCCTATTAAAAGGTGGATacagaagaatgtgatgaacacCATCTGTGAGATGCTTGTCAAAGGAGAAGTTGGCGAAGGCTCAACAATCTCCATTGATGCCGCCGACCACAACAAGGGGCTCAAGTATGAAGTGGTGAAGAAGGCGGCAGATCCTTCCCGCAACATCTTGGTCCCAGCACCAGAGCCTCTTGCTTGCCCCGACGAGGAAACCGATGATTCGGTCATGGTCACTTCATTGACAAAGTGTCTTGGATAG